A single region of the Moorena sp. SIOASIH genome encodes:
- a CDS encoding ABC transporter ATP-binding protein, translating into MLNSRLKKLLLYLRPYWRQSALGIFALLIVNGLGVYIPLLIRDTIDQLSQTLSFNQVWSFVLLILILTSLMWGIRMASRILLFGVGRKVEFDLKQRIFQHLLTLEPAYFSQNTIGDLINRATSDVDNIRRLLGFAVLSLANTVFAYGLTLPVMIAIDPWLTFLALAVYPLMLIIVKLFSEKLRSQQQVVQEKLSNLSELIQEDMSGIAMIKIYAQEENERRAFHQLNQQLLGANLNLARTRNFLFPIIEALTYLSLLVLLSIGPGSIESGAISIGDFVALIIYTERLVFPTALLGFTITAYQRGEVSIDRIESILLAQPRIKNAPDSVSLPTPVRGQLKAVNLSYTYPGSQTPALKNVSFTINAGETVAIVGAIGSGKSTLANALPRLLDIQASQLFLDGYDTTKLPLQNLRNAIAYVPQDSFLFSTSIKNNICYGIPISEHSEVEYAASQSQIHPEIMNFPQQYETIVGERGITLSGGQRQRTALARALLMDAPVLILDDALSSVDNQTATEILDNLSEGVQRKTVIFISHQLSAAAKADRILVMDAGEIVQTGSHGELLQQPGIYCFLWEQHQLEELTSPR; encoded by the coding sequence ATGCTGAATTCCCGTCTAAAAAAACTGCTGCTTTACCTGCGCCCATACTGGCGACAGTCAGCCCTAGGTATTTTTGCCCTCCTTATTGTCAATGGACTTGGTGTTTATATCCCCTTACTGATCAGGGATACTATTGACCAGTTGAGTCAAACCTTGAGCTTCAACCAAGTCTGGAGCTTTGTGCTGCTTATTTTGATACTCACCTCATTGATGTGGGGGATTCGGATGGCTTCGCGCATTCTATTGTTTGGGGTGGGGCGCAAAGTGGAATTTGACCTAAAGCAGCGGATTTTTCAGCATTTGCTGACATTGGAACCAGCCTATTTTTCTCAGAACACCATAGGTGATTTGATTAACCGAGCCACCAGTGATGTGGATAATATTCGGCGTCTATTGGGGTTTGCAGTTTTGAGTCTGGCGAATACGGTGTTTGCCTACGGTTTGACTCTGCCGGTTATGATTGCCATTGATCCGTGGTTGACGTTCTTAGCGCTGGCGGTTTATCCGTTGATGTTGATCATTGTCAAGCTATTTAGTGAGAAACTGCGCAGCCAACAACAAGTAGTCCAGGAGAAACTTTCTAACCTCAGTGAGCTGATTCAGGAAGATATGAGTGGTATCGCCATGATTAAAATATACGCTCAGGAAGAAAACGAGCGTCGTGCCTTCCATCAGCTCAATCAGCAGCTTTTGGGAGCAAATCTCAATTTGGCAAGAACACGAAACTTTCTGTTTCCAATAATTGAGGCTCTTACCTACCTCAGCTTACTGGTGCTGTTAAGCATTGGTCCTGGTTCCATTGAGTCCGGTGCTATCAGTATTGGTGACTTTGTGGCGCTGATTATTTACACTGAACGTTTAGTCTTCCCCACAGCACTGCTAGGGTTTACCATCACTGCTTATCAACGTGGTGAAGTGAGTATTGATCGTATTGAGTCGATTCTCTTGGCTCAGCCTCGCATTAAAAATGCCCCAGATTCGGTTAGCCTGCCAACGCCAGTAAGGGGTCAGCTCAAGGCTGTAAACTTGAGTTACACTTACCCCGGCAGCCAAACTCCTGCCCTGAAAAATGTTAGCTTCACGATTAATGCAGGTGAGACAGTAGCGATTGTGGGAGCCATTGGTTCTGGAAAATCTACCCTGGCTAATGCCTTGCCTCGTTTGCTGGATATTCAAGCTAGTCAACTGTTTTTGGATGGATATGATACTACTAAGCTGCCCTTGCAGAACTTGCGGAATGCGATCGCATATGTTCCTCAAGACAGCTTCTTGTTCAGCACTAGCATTAAAAACAATATCTGCTACGGTATACCAATCAGCGAACACTCAGAGGTAGAATACGCAGCTTCGCAATCCCAAATTCACCCGGAAATTATGAATTTCCCCCAGCAGTACGAAACAATTGTTGGGGAAAGGGGAATAACCCTGTCTGGGGGGCAGCGACAACGTACTGCTTTAGCTAGAGCTCTGCTGATGGATGCACCAGTGCTGATTCTTGATGATGCCCTTTCCAGTGTGGATAATCAGACAGCAACCGAAATTCTGGACAATCTCTCGGAAGGAGTCCAGCGCAAAACTGTAATTTTTATCTCCCATCAACTTTCAGCTGCGGCCAAGGCTGACCGGATTTTGGTAATGGACGCAGGGGAAATTGTCCAAACTGGTTCTCATGGTGAACTTCTACAACAACCCGGTATTTATTGCTTTCTTTGGGAGCAGCACCAATTAGAAGAATTGACCTCTCCCCGGTAA